A single genomic interval of Pochonia chlamydosporia 170 chromosome 7, whole genome shotgun sequence harbors:
- a CDS encoding malate dehydrogenase (similar to Metarhizium robertsii ARSEF 23 XP_007819368.1): protein MFKSYLLMLSAALALGLPSGSSCAPSPKTPTLPQTGGATNLPAPPAGSKLLHIALGFGIQNYTCASVGATPTATGALAMLYDITDFYPGQSKKSLSQKDWDGLTSRALWTQNVPLNFNKSSAGRVDARYPGASQTNPFTKDAPLCLRGMRELPFLGHHLFTSAGVPNFILEGGKINMLAGKNAGVDAPTNADKGRDGTGAVAWLQLGAKDGSIGNAKLVYRVLTAGGNSHGCAKAAGQDSTSYTAQYWFYG, encoded by the exons ATGTTTAAGTCATATCTCCTCATGCTTTCAGCCGCTCTGGCTCTTGGACTGCCCTCTGGCTCCAGTTGTGCTCCCAGCCCCAAGACTCCGACTCTTCCCCAAACAGGTGGTG CGACCAACCTGCCGGCACCTCCCGCGGGCTCTAAACTGCTGCACATCGCCCTCGGCTTTGGTATTCAAAACTACACTTGTGCCAGCGTAGGCGCAACCCCCACCGCGACTGGTGCTCTCGCCATGCTCTACGATATCACCGACTTTTACCCCGGTCAGAGCAAGAAGTCGCTTTCACAAAAGGACTGGGATGGTCTCACCTCCCGCGCTCTTTGGACACAAAATGTTCccctcaacttcaacaagtcCTCCGCTGGACGAGTTGACGCCAGGTACCCCGGCGCTTCTCAAACCAACCCATTCACCAAGGATGCTCCTCTCTGCCTCCGGGGTATGAGGGAGCTACCCTTCCTCGGCCACCACCTCTTCACCAGCGCCGGCGTCCCCAACTTCATTCTTGAGGGCGGCAAGATCAACATGCTCGCCGGAAAGAACGCCGGGGTCGATGCCCCCACCAACGCCGACAAGGGCCGCGACGGGACCGGCGCCGTAGCTTGGCTCCAGCTTGGCGCAAAGGACGGCAGCATCGGTAACGCCAAGCTTGTGTACCGAGTCTTGACGGCCGGTGGTAACAGCCACGGTTGCGCCAAAGCAGCCGGACAAGATAGCACGAGCTACACTGCGCAATACTGGTTCTACGGATAG
- a CDS encoding mitogen-activated protein kinase spm1 (similar to Aspergillus terreus NIH2624 XP_001212430.1), giving the protein MADLQGRKVFKVFNQDFIVDERYTVTKELGQGAYGIVCAAVNNQTNEGVAIKKVTNVFSKKILAKRALREIKLLQHFRGHRNITCLYDMDIPRPDAFNETYLYEELMECDLAAIIRSGQPLTDAHFQSFIYQILCGLKYIHSANVLHRDLKPGNLLVNADCELKICDFGLARGFSVDPEENAGYMTEYVATRWYRAPEIMLSFQSYTKAIDVWSVGCILAELLGGRPFFKGRDYVDQLNQILHILGTPNEETLSRIGSPRAQEYVRNLPFMPKKSFPALFPQANPDALDLLDKMLTFDPSSRISVEQALEHPYLHIWHDASDEPDCPTTFNFDFEVIDDVGEMRRVILDEVMRFRQLVRTVPGANSLAGQGQQSAPGQIPMPQAGPWTAEDPRPQEYVPHGNGLEQDLQAGLDASRR; this is encoded by the exons ATGGCCGACCTCCAGGGACGAAAGGTCTTCAAGGTTTTCAACCAAGAtttcattgttgatgagagaTATACCGTTACCAAGGAGCTGGGACAGGGTGCATATGGCATTGTTTG CGCCGCCGTGAACAATCAGACGAACGAGGGAGTTGCCATTAAGAAAGTCACCAATGTATTCAGCAAGAAGATTCTCGCCAAGCGAGCCCTGCGAGAgatcaagctgctgcagcacTTCCGCGGCCACCGTAAT ATCACATGTTTGTATGACATGGATATTCCTCGCCCAGATGCGTTCAACGAAACCTATCTCTACGAAG AATTGATGGAATGTGACCTGGCTGCCATTATTCGATCCGGTCAACCCCTAACGGACGCTCATTTCCAGTCCTTTATTTACCAGATTCTCTGCGGACTCAAGTATATCCACTCAGCCAACGTTCTGCATCGTGATTTGAAACCCGGCAATCTGCTGGTCAATGCCGACTGCGAGCTCAAGATTTGCGATTTTGGTCTTGCTCGCGGCTTTTCAGTCGATCCAGAGGAAAATGCCGGATACATGACGGAATATGTTGCCACCAGATGGTACCGAGCTCCCGAAATCATGTTGAGCTTCCAGAGCTACACCAAAGCCA TTGATGTTTGGTCTGTCGGCTGTATTCTGGCCGAACTCCTCGGCGGCCGACCCTTCTTCAAAGGCCGCGACTACGTCGACCAGCTGAACCAGATTCTGCACATTCTAGGCACTCCCAACGAAGAGACGCTGTCCCGAATCGGCTCTCCCCGTGCGCAGGAATACGTCCGCAACCTCCCCTTCATGCCCAAGAAGTCTTTCCCGGCCCTCTTCCCCCAAGCCAACCCCGACGCACTCGACCTCCTCGACAAGATGCTCACCTTTGACCCGTCCTCCCGCATCAGCGTGGAACAGGCTCTCGAGCACCCATACCTCCACATCTGGCACGATGCCTCGGACGAGCCCGACTGCCCAACCACATtcaactttgactttgaagtCATTGACGATGTCGGCGAGATGCGTCGCGTCATCCTCGACGAGGTCATGCGTTTCCGGCAGCTGGTTCGAACTGTCCCTGGCGCAAACTCCCTAGCCGGCCAGGGCCAACAGTCAGCACCTGGACAAATTCCCATGCCACAGGCCGGTCCGTGGACCGCAGAAGACCCCAGGCCGCAGGAGTACGTTCCCCACGGTAATGGTCTCGAGCAGGATCTCCAAGCCGGTCTGGACGCGTCTAGGAGGTAG
- a CDS encoding low molecular weight phosphotyrosine protein phosphatase (similar to Metarhizium acridum CQMa 102 XP_007814365.1), with translation MPEPVSVLFVCLGNICRSTMAEGIFQNLAKQPEYKGKIARIDSCGTAAYHAGEEPDSRTLSTLEKNGITDYDHAARRFKTTDFEKFDYIFAMDRSNLSDLQRLHKGNPDTKAKVMLFGEFSGTGKAEVVNDPYYGGRDGFEKAFEQCSRFSKNFLKDVIGK, from the exons ATGCCTGAGCCTGTGTCCGTCCTGTTCGTCTGCCTAGGCAATATCTGCCGGTCGACCATGGCGGAGGGTATTTTCCAAAACTTGGCGAAGCAACCGGAATATAAGGGCAAGATTGCGCGCATCGACTCTTGCGGCACGG CCGCATATCACGCGGGCGAGGAACCAGATTCGCGAACTTTGTCGACGCtggagaagaatggcatTACGGACTACGACCATGCTGCTCGACGG TTCAAAACGACGGATTTCGAGAAATTTGATTACATATTTGCTATGGACCGGTCGAATCTGTCGGACCTTCAGCGCCTGCACAAGGGCAACCCGGACACAAAGGCCAAGGTGATGCTATTCGGAGAGTTCAGTGGCACGGGCAAAGCAGAGGTCGTCAATGATCCTTACTACGGCGGGCGGGACGGGTTCGAAAAGGCCTTTGAGCAATGCAGCAGGTTCTCCAAGAACTTTCTCAAGGATGTTATTGGCAAGTAG
- a CDS encoding preli/msf1 protein (similar to Metarhizium robertsii ARSEF 23 XP_007819372.1), translating into MVLTHTTAHTYSHPFPTVTLAYFLRYSSPKLNPFAAHVLSTDTISSHVDPETQRLHTTRIHLKKSRMPGAVYKLLPASVTGGGSADKASYILETSVVDIKEGWMQTESRNLNFTGVLSVIEQQNFKLPAEKVSSETDVTTSVIFRSRLGEKLRGKFGQAQQEGGLLSGFIGGWGTKGIQRSIESLASTKTLDQLGKSRDGMRLVLERIRNNGVIGVLETLRRERQRQVLDV; encoded by the coding sequence ATGGTTCTGACACACACGACCGCGCATACCTACTCTCACCCATTTCCGACCGTCACCCTCGCCTACTTCCTCCGCTATTCGTCCCCCAAGCTCAATCCCTTCGCTGCACATGTCCTGAGCACCGACACAATCTCCAGCCATGTCGACCCCGAGACGCAACGGCTGCACACGACCAGAATCCATCTGAAGAAGAGTCGTATGCCTGGTGCGGTGTACAAGCTGCTCCCAGCTAGTGTGACAGGCGGCGGCAGTGCCGACAAGGCATCATATATCCTCGAGACGAGCGTCGTCGACATCAAAGAGGGATGGATGCAGACCGAAAGCCGCAATCTCAACTTCACAGGTGTCCTCTCCGTCATTGAGCAGCAAAATTTCAAGCTGCCCGCCGAGAAGGTGTCGAGCGAAACAGATGTCACAACGTCCGTCATCTTCCGGTCAAGGCTAGGCGAGAAGCTTCGTGGAAAGTTTGGCCAGGCCCAACAGGAGGGCGGTCTGCTGTCCGGCTTCATCGGCGGCTGGGGCACCAAGGGCATCCAACGAAGCATCGAGAGCCTGGCCTCGACCAAGACGCTCGATCAGTTGGGCAAGAGTCGTGACGGCATGCGTCTTGTCCTTGAACGAATTCGCAACAACGGTGTCATTGGAGTTTTGGAGACTTTGCGACGGGAACGTCAGCGACAAGTATTGGACGTTTGA
- a CDS encoding penicillin-binding protein (similar to Metarhizium acridum CQMa 102 XP_007814367.1): protein MVAPSRFWPQGLALLPSLIASASADQKPLSHGTTSTNNPFDAKFGAFAKQTLSEWNVPGLSIAVIDDDKVFAEGYGFATLPDTPATPETIWYGASTTKAYVAAAVAAAIDSGNYSQLSRGWSTTVSSIIRDDFVLHDERATAHITLEDAVSHRTGLGSLDFSTLREENGVQVTPRDVVRRLRHLPLFAEPRTKYAYSNAMYVTLGHVLETLTGTSLAKVLKNLMWSPLGMKSTYFDLDDAINAPEHLASGYKWDPKHSNYTEVPYMVVTEEGGAGAIFSNVLDYAKWVKCLLHESEPLSKSVHKDIKTPRFITSPLPGGGFDTVLYGLGWERTLMYGHVVYRHSGGMHAYGAYIYWLPEIKYGVVSFANTAVTSNAAEIVLTTTLIADKLGIPEHERFDYAASSRARLDEAAEWLKNALDILYPNRPNTPIPPTLNTSQLVGTYYHPGFGPIRLREETNPDNPNEKVLKSDREEAAWSQKFTLHHVTGDHWIIYAEMYAIFSNTALRCQFKIGVDGKPAGLEIEFLAREASVAEAVVLFDKME from the exons ATGGTCGCCCCATCTCGCTTTTGGCCGCAGGGTCTCGCATTACTGCCGAGCTTGAtcgcatcagcatcagccgACCAAAAACCACTGTCTCATGGAACCACATCTACTAACAATCCATTCGATGCCAAATTCGGAGCATTTGCCAAGCAGACATTGAGTGAATGGAACGTGCCTGGCCTGTCAATTGCCGTCATTGACGACGACAAAGTCTTTGCAGAG GGCTACGGCTTTGCAACTCTGCCAGATACGCCAGCTACCCCAGAAACCATATGGTACGGAGCATCCACAACAAAGGCATatgttgccgccgccgtcgCCGCTGCGATTGACTCCGGAAATTACTCCCAACTATCTCGTGGCTGGTCCACGACAGTGTCGTCCATCATCAGAGATGACTTTGTCCTTCACGATGAGCGGGCAACAGCTCATATCACGCTCGAAGACGCCGTCAGCCATCGAACCGGTCTTGGCAGCCTCGACTTTTCAACTTTAAGGGAAGAGAACGGCGTGCAAGTTACGCCGAGGGACGTTGTCAGGCGATTACGCCATTTACCGCTCTTCGCGGAACCGCGCACGAAATATGCCTACTCTAATGCCATGTACGTTACGCTGGGGCATGTTTTGGAAACATTGACCGGTACCTCGCTGGCCAAGGTTCTCAAAAACTTGATGTGGAGCCCTCTTGGGATGAAATCCACCTACTTTGACCTTGATGACGCTATTAATGCGCCGGAGCATCTGGCTTCGGGGTACAAGTGGGATCCTAAGCATAGCAACTACACAGAGGTGCCGTATATGGTGGTGACGGAAGAGGGTGGTGCTGGCGCCATCTTCTCTAATGTGCTTGACTACGCGAAATGGGTCAAGTGTTTACTCCACGAGTCTGAACCTCTTTCAAAGTCGGTGCACAAGGACATCAAGACGCCCAGATTCATCACGAGCCCACTTCCGGGCGGAGGGTTTGACACCGTTTTATACGGGTTAGGATGGGAGCGAACCCTGATGTATGGGCATGTGGTGTATCGCCATAGCGGTGGCATGCATGCATATGGCGCCTATATTTACTGGCTCCCGGAAATCAAGTACGGCGTCGTGTCGTTTGCCAACACGGCCGTCACGTCTAATGCTGCTGAGATTGTTCTCACGACAACCTTGATTGCAGATAAGCTGGGCATCCCGGAACATGAGCGTTTCGACTACGCAGCCAG TTCGAGAGCCCGGTTGGACGAGGCAGCAGAATGGTTAAAGAACGCCCTCGACATTCTCTACCCAAATCGACCGAACACGCCCATCCCTCCAACTCTAAACACAAGCCAGCTCGTCGGCACGTACTATCATCCTGGATTTGGACCAATCCGACTTCGGGAGGAGACGAATCCCGACAATCCAAACGAAAAAGTGTTGAAATCAGACAGAGAAGAGGCGGCGTGGAGTCAGAAGTTTACGTTACACCATGTGACGGGCGATCATTGGATCATCTATGCAGAAATGTATGCCATTTTTTCCAACACTGCTTTGAGGTGCCAGTTCAAGATTGGTGTCGATGGAAAGCCGGCTGGTTTGGAGATTGAATTTCTTGCTCGCGAGGCGAGTGTTGCCGAAGCTGTGGTACTgtttgacaagatggagTGA
- a CDS encoding cytochrome p450 (similar to Colletotrichum gloeosporioides Nara gc5 XP_007276845.1) has protein sequence MAASILNLLFHVVGLVVILAAVTYYCLFTPPKHPVGVPVIPFWVALLPIFRTVDQGEIFRQYLRKPLFSHGAVKIWFGGKWNVLVHSPAYVTELFKREDVYQKSGNFQKIPHSVLGAFLGDQIISNTGEAWKLYQGVIKPGLQRPFDHNIIVSNARRLAGLVKDAQSRVGDGGVVIHGLFQKYCIQNYGEVFLRTDLKSMAPDDIPILKLQKRVRFEVTDAIVFNFPIVDRLPLQWRINARQLTVDYKDELVRLAFNAPPKVIDEPDHLIDHMVSARKSGSFTEKQLRDNLTITFVAGHENPLLALLSSMYLLAKNPTVQERLCAEIAATGEEGPSLDTIQTMYWLTAIVYESLRLLPPIAQLITRRAATSVMLDHDKVIPEGTYVGYHSYSTNRDPGAWGSDADEFRPERWGASYEEVQKEYRLRRSRAEFISFHGGRRACLGERYALVQIKITLFILVKEMRWRLDPEWPERLSATTPLHPKGLRLIFESRKC, from the exons ATGGCGGCCAGCATTCTGAACTTGTTGTTTCACGTTGTCGGCTTGGTTGTCATACTAGCTGCAGTAACCTACTATTGCCTCTTCACTCCGCCAAAGCACCCTGTTGGAGTCCCCGTCATTCCATTCTGGGTGGCTCTCCTACCCATCTTTAGAACCGTTGATCAAGGCGAAATCTTCAGACAGTACCTTCGGAAACCATTGTTCAGCCACGGTGCAGTGAAGATATGGTTCGGCGGGAAATGGAACGTCCTCGTCCACAGCCCGGCATATGTCACGGAATTATTCAAGCGAGAAGATGTGTACCAAAAGAGCGGAAACTTCCAAAAGATACCGCACTCTGTGTTGGGAGCATTCCTAGGAGACCAGATCATCTCGAACACAGGAGAGGCGTGGAAACTCTACCAGGGCGTCATCAAGCCGGGCTTGCAGCGGCCATTCGACCACAACATCATTGTCTCGAACGCACGACGCCTTGCGGGACTTGTGAAGGACGCTCAATCGcgtgttggagatggtggtgtcGTCATTCACGGGTTATTCCAAAAGTACTGCATCCAGAACTATGGAGAGGTCTTTTTGAGAACAGACCTCAAG tcaatggcaccagacgacaTTCCCATCCTCAAGCTACAGAAGAGGGTTCGTTTCGAGGTCACCGAcgccatcgtcttcaactttCCAATCGTGGACCGTCTCCCACTTCAATGGCGCATAAATGCGCGGCAGTTAACGGTCGATTACAAGGACGAACTGGTCCGCCTGGCATTTAATGCACCACCCAAGGTCATTGACGAGCCTGACCATCTTATCGATCACATGGTTTCCGCCAGGAAGTCCGGATCCTTCACTGAGAAACAACTTCGCGATAACTTGACCATTACGTTTGTCGCAGGTCATGAGAACCCTCTTCTGGCGCTATTATCAAGCATGTATTTACTTGCAAAGAATCCG ACTGTGCAAGAACGGTTATGTGCCGAAATTGCGGCCACCGGCGAAGAAGGCCCTTCTTTGGATACCATACAGACCATGTATTGGCTTACCGCCATCGTTTACGAGAGTCTCCGACTACTGCCGCCCATAGCACAGTTAATCACTCGGCGAGCAGCCACGTCAGTCATGCTGGACCATGACAAAGTGATACCCGAGGGCACGTATGTCGGCTATCATTCCTACTCTACTAACCGAGACCCCGGCGCGTGGGGATCCGATGCAGACGAGTTCCGGCCAGAGAGATGGGGTGCTTCGTATGAGGAGGTACAGAAAGAATATCGGTTGCGGCGCAGCAGGGCCGAGTTCATCTCTTTTCATGGCGGTAGACGGGCCTGTCTTGGTGAGCGGTATGCATTGGTGCAGATCAAGATTACTCTGTTTATTTTGGTCAAGGAGATGCGTTGGAGGCTTGATCCTGAATGGCCGGAGAGGTTGTCTGCG ACGACTCCTCTTCACCCAAAGGGTCTGCGACTAATTTTTGAAAGTCGAAAATGCTAG
- a CDS encoding FAD-dependent pyridine nucleotide-disulfide oxidoreductase (similar to Metarhizium robertsii ARSEF 23 XP_007825764.1), translating into MDRRIVIIGSGFAGLQSAFAAQSLLSHNTHHHEKNTSKIEIVIISPEPRLVIRPRLYEANPKSLSAPLDKILSDTGIRYIQGHVTNINTQERTLDIRGAKDQLSAMSYDRLILAAGSHLNLPNIPGLKEHAFNVDQFEGAVALDAHLHDLKHQPYTKARNSVVICGGGFTGIEIAAELPRRLASILGKDADIHITIVERESELGPELGPGPRPVILQAMKELNIDLKLGNAVAEVNSNGIITSNGEHIDANTVIWTGGMVASTLASQIPGPKDKLGRLIVDRDLQVPSAKEIFVTGDVAHVSTDDKGHTALMSCQHALTLGRYSGYNAAADILNLPLRQYHQEIYGTCLALGPFGAVVTDGWDRKVATSGKMAGLAKQFINEVLIYPPRDTKEAFRVSDPDFQIPSVDDGVVALLTNRDRGTFLLYIWRFIVLKLFGTSA; encoded by the coding sequence ATGGACCGCAGaatcgtcatcatcggctCCGGTTTCGCCGGGCTACAAAGCGCCTTCGCAGCACAAAGCCTCCTCTCCCACAACACACACCATCACGAAAAAAACACATCAAAAATCGAAATAGTCATCATCTCCCCTGAGCCACGACTGGTAATACGCCCAAGGCTCTACGAAGCAAACCCGAAATCCCTGTCCGCACCACTCGACAAGATCCTCAGTGACACGGGCATTCGCTACATTCAAGGCCAtgtcaccaacatcaacacccagGAACGTACACTAGATATACGGGGCGCAAAGGATCAACTATCAGCCATGTCGTATGATAGACTGATTCTTGCGGCGGGAAGTCATTTGAATCTACCTAATATCCCGGGCCTCAAAGAGCACGCCTTCAATGTAGACCAGTTTGAAGGCGCTGTTGCCTTGGACGCACACCTCCACGATCTGAAGCACCAGCCGTATACGAAAGCGCGCAACAGTGTGGTCATTTGCGGTGGCGGCTTTACTGGAATCGAAATTGCAGCAGAATTACCTCGTAGGCTTGCGTCGATCTTAGGTAAAGATGCCGACATTCACATCACCATTGTTGAGCGGGAATCCGAACTCGGTCCAGAGCTAGGCCCTGGCCCACGACCAGTCATTCTACAAGCCATGAAGGAATTAAACATCGACTTAAAGCTAGGGAATGCCGTCGCAGAAGTCAACTCCAATGGCATCATAACATCCAACGGCGAGCACATCGACGCCAACACCGTCATCTGGACCGGTGGCATGGTCGCTTCTACGTTGGCATCCCAAATCCCCGGGCCCAAAGACAAACTCGGCCGCCTTATCGTGGACCGCGACCTACAAGTTCCCTCCGCCAAAGAGATCTTCGTAACAGGCGACGTTGCGCATGTTTCAACCGATGACAAAGGCCACACCGCACTCATGTCTTGCCAACACGCCCTGACGCTAGGCCGCTACTCGGGCTACAACGCCGCCGCTGATATCTTGAACCTACCGCTCAGGCAATATCATCAAGAAATATACGGAACTTGTTTGGCATTGGGGCCGTTTGGTGCCGTCGTGACGGACGGGTGGGACAGAAAGGTCGCCACGTCAGGCAAAATGGCAGGATTAGCGAAACAGTTCATCAATGAGGTGCTGATATATCCACCACGGGATACCAAGGAGGCATTTAGGGTTTCTGACCCGGATTTCCAGATCCCGTCGgtcgatgatggtgttgttgcgTTGTTGACGAACCGGGACAGGGGGACGTTTCTTTTGTATATTTGGAGGTTCATTGTGCTGAAGCTATTTGGGACGTCTGCCTAG
- a CDS encoding mannosyl phosphorylinositol ceramide synthase SUR1 (similar to Metarhizium robertsii ARSEF 23 XP_011411409.1) has translation MRLIFKKFFSYQRVMRSDDWVILVSILVGLPCTVLNTVGLTHYGLGKDVWTLKPAGIAEFARYFFIQQILYLFLMTSIKISLLCFYLTIFPGKTTRLLLWITVAVCLSFGVSFIFISIFQCTPTRFYWMQYIQEEDGKCLNINLLGWINGAMSVGIDVWMIGIPLSQIKKLELHWKKKIGAAIMFLTGAFVTIVSILRLQSLLYFYSSANPTWDLWHTAWWSTIEINIGLICACLPTIRLILVRMWPRVFGSTINSTMARSRASRGNSVMVRRQQVRIASLEIQLEDASSKGKEEHWEASPQVSEEHWDNDFCHAK, from the exons ATGAGGCTCATCTTCAAGAAATTCTTTAGTTATCAGAGGGTGATGCGATCCGATGACTGGGTAATTCTAGTCTCGATCCTGGTTGGGCTGCCATGTACAGTCCTGAACACGGTAGGACTTACGCATTACGGACTGGGTAAAGATGTCTGGACGCTCAAGCCGGCCGGAATTGCTGAATTTGCCCGCTACTTCTTCATCCAGCAAATCCTATACCTGTTCCTCATGACGAGCATTAAGATCAGTTTGCTGTGCTTCTACCTCACCATTTTTCCTGGCAAGACGACGAGACTCTTATTATGGATAACCGTTGCCGTTTGTCTCTCATTCGGAgtctccttcatcttcatttctATATTTCAATGCACACCAACACGGTTTTATTGGATGCAGTATAtccaggaggaggacgggAAGTGTTTGAACATTAACCTCCTAGGGTGGATCAACGGAGCGATGAGCGTCGGTATCGATGTCTGGATGATTGGTATCCCGCTTTCTCAGATCAAGAAGTTGGAACTtcattggaagaagaagattggtgCGGCCATTATGTTTTTGACTGGGGCCTT CGTAACGATTGTGTCCATTCTGCGGCTGCAATCCCTTCTATACTTTTATAGTTCGGCGAATCCCACCTGGGATCTGTGGCACACGGCATGGTGGTCGACCATCGAGATCAACATTGGCCTTATTTGCGCCTGTCTGCCGACAATCCGACTAATACTCGTCCGTATGTGGCCACGCGTATTCGGAAGCACCATTAATTCAACCATGGCGAGGTCCAGGGCATCGAGGGGAAACAGCGTAATGGTGCGGAGGCAGCAAGTTCGCATCGCTAGCTTGGAGATACAGCTAGAAGATGCATCGtcaaaagggaaagaagagcaCTGGGAAGCTTCTCCACAGGTTTCCGAGGAACATTGGGACAATGATTTCTGCCATGCCAAGTGA
- a CDS encoding hydrophobic surface binding protein A domain-containing protein, whose translation MKLSTPFTLFAAFSGVWSIVIPRHLPIAQVMTDLTKSIRQLDKAFIDFRDDNAHIEPVIKAADHVIATIGNGQKVADQLDPIEIKDAIPLIKPVRTLNKWVKKLLGDMKIRRLQIQTAKACTITHEKVHELNHGSQKLIDTVHGKLKAALARAAAKPFIDGIKKLLEESEAAFSAERCVNED comes from the coding sequence ATGAAGCTCTCTACGCCCTTCACCCTCTTCGCCGCCTTCTCTGGCGTGTGGTCTATAGTCATCCCAAGACACCTCCCTATCGCTCAAGTCATGACCGATCTTACCAAAAGCATACGACAACTAGACAAGGCTTTCATAGACTTCAGGGACGACAATGCCCACATTGAACCCGTCATTAAAGCCGCCGACCATGTCATCGCGACGATCGGCAATGGCCAAAAGGTAGCCGATCAACTCGACCCGATCGAAATCAAGGACGCCATTCCCCTTATCAAACCCGTCCGGACCCTCAACAAGTGGGTCAAGAAGCTTCTCGGAGATATGAAGATACGTAGGCTACAGATCCAAACGGCCAAGGCGTGTACCATCACGCACGAAAAAGTCCACGAACTCAACCACGGATCTCAAAAGCTCATTGACACTGTTCACGGGAAGCTCAAGGCCGCGTTGGCTAGAGCGGCGGCTAAGCCCTTTATCGACGGtatcaagaagctgctcgaggaATCCGAGGCAGCCTTCTCTGCAGAGAGATGCGTCAACGAGGATTAA